The Calonectris borealis chromosome 6, bCalBor7.hap1.2, whole genome shotgun sequence genome contains the following window.
GTCTTTGCTATTTCAGGAACCTCCATATCGGTCCATAATACTGCAAAACTATGAGAGAACTCCATCACAGGGGATGCTCAGGAGAACACAACGCTCCATGCAACAGCGGAAATAGGTAAACGCATGGGACTCGCGGGCCTAGTTCTGAAAGGATGAAGTTAGGATCAGAATTTCTACAGCACGTTACGAGGTAGCAAGTAAGAGTAAGTTATGTTTTGACCACACTTACCCTCCGGATCAGTGTCTTCTACCATCATCCAGACTTTAAACACACAATCTCTGCCAGCTGTTACCAATATCAAAGAGTCATCTTCCAATTCATCCATGTCACGAAAGCACATGTCTGTTATGTGGTCCTCATGGGGCATATTTATTCTAGTATTCAGTTTAAAGctataggaaaagaaaacagaagcttgccattttatttcattttgaacttGTGGAAGATTTCAGTCTAAGATGATTCTGGAAGAGGCAGGGAGAAGAATCATCAAAGAAACTTCTGTCTAATTACATAGCTAAATGGTATCGCATTTACAAATCTGATTTCCCTAATCACTTCCATACAGCAAGAGAGATTGTAGCCCAGCACTGAGAAAGGACTAGCACTAAGCAAGCACCACTCTCAGATATTCAGCCTGAACTCTGGGGAGTGTTTCCAGGATTTAGACAACCAGCCACATAGCTACTACACAGAccagctttattttgctttgttccttctttaagaaaataacaatttataggcaaaatataattttttttttttttggtaagtaaGAAAATCAGGGAAAGTGTATGAACCAGATGCATAtgttagttaaagaaaaaaaaaaaaatcaacaataaagTAATGATCTTCTGTACCCTAGAAGGACTAATCAATTAATGATGGATTAGACAGAGGTGGGGAAAACTGAACAAGCTATAGAACCATCCCGTCAAGTCCATGATTTTTAATACCAAGTAAATATGTGAATTTAAGTCCCATGGTTAAAATAGCCTGTCTGATTAATGTAAGTAAATTAGATTCAGAGCAATTATTTCCAATCTGTATTTACTTCAACTCTGTGTGTTGTTTCAGATGCGTGTAGCATGCACGGTAAACTCTCCCTAGGGTCTTCCCTAGAATTTTATTAGTTGATCTGGAAAAACTCTGCCTTTGCCAGACAAAGCCTGTATAGATATTTGTGTGATACTTTAGATTTTGACACCTAGAAGGTCAGCTCTATTATCATTACCTTTGCGTTTCTTCATCATAGAACCACAGCTTCAATTGTAACTCGGGGTCAGTTActtcttctctctcttctactGTTGCTAACCACTTGCCTTGTGCACTAAACGCAACTTTTACCAAGTCAGCTTGATTTAAACCTGCCTGATGAATGTATTGTCGTTGCACAATATCCAACTGCAAAACAAGaccaaaattaaatttcaaaattcaagTGTAGATTTAGAGATATCATTCATAAAACCAGGGAGAAAGGTCATTCCAAATGCACTGATTAGAACTGACTGGGctgtggcattaaaaaaaaagtggagaaagcaTAATTAGGGCATGTACATTCCACAATAATGCTAAGtgtaggaaaaaagaagaaaaaaaagcaacccgATATTTTAGAGGGATTTTACCTAGAAATTTTTGACATTTACCAAGTATGTATTCAACTGTCAACATTTAGGTATGCTTAACAAGTAAGAGAAGTTTGCAACAAAGCTGAGAACATCTCAGCTTAGAATCCAGTGTcgcagctttttttcctgtttgctatATTAAGTCTTAAAATAAGTTCTGATGCATAACTTACTTGATTGAATAAGTTAAAAGTTTTAGTACAAGCCCATCCAACTTACACTGAACAGCTGTTGGTCACTTTGGAGACAATAGAACTGCAAGTGGCCAGGCTCTCCATTCAGGACCAAAGCTTTGGTTCTAGGATCAACCACTAGACCAGTCTTGACATCCGTACCTGGAAACAGAAATAAGATGATAAATGACCCAAAATGGGAAATGACACATTCTGCCCTCTAAGTGGAAGATAAATTTTATTGCACTTACTTTTGATTAGCCCTTGAATACTTTTGGAGAATCTTAGGTTGCTGTTGATTATTGTAATtcctgaaaggaaaagcagataaAGTCTTGCAAAAGGCTTCTGCAATGTAACCACATCTCATGGTGGGGAAGGGACCTTAACCAACTGTACTTAATCCTACAAACCTATCTTTTCTCAATTTATGACACCCCCACATCAAGGTGGAAAGCTAAGTTACAGCAGTTGTCAGGCAAATTCACGGAACTGATGAAAGAGCAAAAGTTCACTTCAAGCACCTGTTCTTTCAGATCAATACTGAACTTTCAAGTAGTATCTAGTTAATTCGTCtgaaattaacaaaataaaattcagacagatTTGCATTCCATTTTGTATTAAGTGATACTTAAAATATGTTTTGGCTTACTGTTGTCTGCATGCAAGGTGCAACACAGCGCGCCATCAGATGACATGGAGATGTACTCAATAGCAGATCCCAAACGAGGGAGGAAATCCTTCTGACAGTCTGATTCATTGCGCCACAGAACTAGAACAGATTCAACTCCACCACTCAGCAAGCTGGTTCCTTTTCCAGTAATAAAAAGGCAGTTATAggtttgggttaaaaaaaaacaacaacaacaacaaaaaaacaaaacaaaaaaaacaaaacaaaaaccatcaGCATACATGTTTACGATGACAGACAAACATAGGTTTCTCAAAAACCTTTCTTAAATACAGACATACAAAGCAATTATTCCTCATATCTAGCCTGGGCAATACACATAGATATATTTCTCATTATCCCATGTTAAATTGCTAGAGAAACTTGGATTAAGTAACAAGAATTTGTGCCTACAGTAAAATTTAAACAATGCTCTGGGAGTAGTAGATCCCATTACTTTCTGAATCAGCTGAGCATTTGTGTTAGAATATAGCTGAATTGTTCTCCTCCTATCAGAAGAACTTTGCAGTAAGAAATATCCTAATAGTTCAGATCACACAATTCAGATAAAAGTTAATCGGGAGAAAAGAGGTAAGAGAAGGGGTTAGATTTTACATTCTACCACAGAAGGTAAATATTTGACATTATGAATGCCaatcaaaatatatgaaaaaataacaactgcttccatttttatttcagattcttcCTGGACAtatttaaaattgtaaaaattaatttgttaataaGTGGACAAACACGAACTTCTAttgatttttcccttcctgttgcaACTCTTCAAATTTGaaaggttgtttgttttggtgttttttgggcgtgggttttttttactcaCCCTCTATAGAAAAAGCTAGATCCATAACGGTATCATGATGCCAGTGCAGTGTGGAAAATGTGTACTCTTTCTTGTGGTAGAAATTCCTCCTATGTGGAGAGGAATAGAACAGTTATTTAAGCACACCATCAACAACagagcaaacaaaaggaaatattgaATTGAATCAAGTATACCATCCTCTCCTCTAACTTCTAGACTACAATTTCTCGTATGCTCAAGTGAtgcaaagggaaggaaggaaccaCGCTAGCCCGTTTTCAGCACCTTCCTGGTGCACACTGCACATCTTAGACATACTGAGCAACTCAGCGCTGCAGAGCAACTTGGCAAGCATATTGTTCTTAACCACGCAATTCCACTAGTGTGCTCTCCCTAGGACTCTACTTGCCCACAAGGAGTTATTTCAGCTGCTCCTGCATTAcctttttcaaatacagtttagATTCATGGAGCATAGCTTAACAGGAATATTTTCCCATTTGATGTTAAACTGAAGCTGTACCCTGAAGTCAATGTCAGTACTGCAGGTTCACAGGGCTTGCCATTCTTTGCTCATTACGACTTCTGAAAATGGCAATGCTAAGGACGAATTAGACTGCTTTGCTCAGGTTTCACTTAATTCCTATGGTCACATCAGTTGATGGGGTACACAGCTGAATCAAAATGCGCATACCAGAGGCGAATCTTTCCATCTGCATGGCCAGTTGCAATACAATCCTCCACAGGATGGCATGCTATGCAAGTGAAGTGATTGTTTCCACTTTTTGTCTTCATTGCACTTACAGAAAACCTTCAAGAGTTAAGAAAGTAACTTTAAttatgagttgttttttttttttttaaacaaagcttcaAAAGGATCAGCTaatgcacataaaaataattctgactaGCAAAATTAAACATCTCCAAGTTGTTATAGTTACATGCACTCTCCAAAAAATGATGACAGACTTATTCTTCCCTTTATTCCATTAGTTCTTTGCCTTCAATCAAGCTGGAAGattctcccttctttctctccctctttcttcttctgcccccccttcctccccttgcccctgttTTGGCCCTGACCAAACTATGTCACTTGTTTCAGTCCAGCATCAGCCTACGCAtttacctgaaaaaaatacatgccTGAGCTGAAATGATAAGCCACCAATGCCACTGCAGCACCTCACTGTCTGCCTCTACGGGAAGCTTCTTATATAGCGACGACATCCCCTCCAGCATAAAACCAAATGGTTGCtgacaaatataaaataatgtgtGCACACATCACTAGTTAACAAACATTTATGAATCAATACCTGACATTTTCATTCTTACCTGTTCaactgtttctgtttaaaaaaataaacttggaGATTAACCTCCTTCACTGATGCCACATATTCACCCTGTTATAGTAAAACAACAACTTAGGACATACAGATTATGTTCttacacatgaaagaaaaaaaaatcatgtttcacTACAAAGTACTTAAAATTGGAGATAACATATAAGCTTATATTAAGTCAATATCTTCCTAttataatgttttgttttgttttttaataaaagaaaacataggtCTTACACAGATTCATTTAAGTTCAGTTTTGTTTCACGCTGCTGTGCTTGTATAAAAGCATAAACAGCGTATAGTTcatttgagagaagaaaaaaaaaaaaaagaagaaaaaaacccaaaagatgaATATACTTCTCTTCCAAATGCAATACACTTCGGTGATGCATCCACACCATCCAAAACCACCGACAATTCCTTGGCTTCCAAATCTTGGCCTGCTGCTTTTGTCAGCTTAACCGAGACCAGCTGGAATGTATCTGaccaaagaaaaatctgttatcaAAAGGCTTTTATGAGCAAGTTTATGTACACCCCTTACAAAGGAGATTCTACCTCAGAACCTTCTACTCTTCTACCTCAGAACTAACATGTTAGTACCTTCCAATATTTTTTGTAAGTTTGAAAAAGTTGTAATacctttcaaaaaataattgtttcagaTACTTTGATTCAAACAATAGTATTGAAGATTGAGGACTAGATAGTGGATACCAGTCCAACTGTAAGCAGAAACCAAGCAAAGTTGCATAATATTTGCTCTTGCTCTGAAGTGACATTTGTAGCAATATAGTGAGAGTAAGGTCaagctatatttatatttatttcagacaaaatTCTAGGAAAAAATATCTAGGCGTGCTGTTAAATAGGACAAGTCTATTTATATTAATACTGCTTAAGGTGGAAGAGTAGTCTCAAGTACTGTGGCATAACCTATCTCATGGTAAGCACTGCTTAAAGATTTATTGCATCTACAACATCAGATACATACAGTATATGCTTCAAAAGTGAAGATAAGCACTATTCtagacaaatattaaaaaaaaagatgtcatagaatgaaaacagaaaaaaggtagGAAATGCAGGACTGCAGACATCTGtcacatatttaagaaatattttcaaaattaatatattaaagcACGTTCTTGCAGCATACCATTCGCTGACATGACGGTAGCTTAGACATAGCATGACTTAGACGACAAGGATGATGCGAATCATACTGTACCTCTTTCACCACTCTTTGGAATTACAACAAACAGCAAGTCCTCAGAACTAGCAAGTGCGTACAGTGCCAGAAGTTTGGATCCTACAGtgaaagtctgaagaaaaaaaagagaaaggggtCAACAATTATTACACTTGTGCGTATGGTTTTCAACAGTGAGTAATGCTAAGTTTTTACAATAAGGAAAACACACATGCTTTAAAGAAACGTTGATGTATTAATTAAAATTCTCAATTCTAAGACAAATAAAAAGACCTTTATTCTATCAAGGATTAATACAAATGTTAAAACAGTACTAATAAAATATGAGACATCAGATTTACTGAAAAACCTGAAGGTACCCTACCCTTAATACAAAGCAGAAGGGCCACCTACAGGGAAGTGCCTCTATTTAGCCAAAACCAGGAGCAACAGGACAGTTAGCAGCCTACATTTTCAAGCCATCATATCAATTCCTATTGGCATATCACAAACTGCAGCACACCCCCTAAGAGCTACACCGAACTCTGAACTGCAGCAAGTAGCAAAGTTAGTATGTCAGTACCTGTCCCATCTTTTCCCCAAAACGATTCTGCATCACCATAAATTTCACATCAATTGCCACATTCTATTACTGCCATAAACAGAAGGCTTTCAGGCTGTGTTAATGGCAGAACAACACGTCTCGGACTGATTTGTGACCATTTGTAGCAATAGCTGCAGAAATCCTTATTCTGCTACCAATGGGCCAAGAATAATTTTGACAAGTGCTCAACAGGAATAACTCAACATACTTTAATGGGAATCCCATCCATGAAGTCCCACAGTTTaatggtgccatcaacagaagaAGAATatagctgaggggaaaaaaaaaagttaaagtaatATATCAAAGCCAGCTTTTACATAAAATCACACCTTAAAAGTTGAAGGACTGATCAATGGAACTGCGCTTCCAAGTGCCTGCATCATCAAAAATACAGGACACAGACCAGCTCTATATGCTGTCTTCAAACAAAGTGCACTGGAAATACAACACTATTACTCTGGTTTGAAAGATACATTTCATGAAAGAAGCAACAGGTATTTGTGTTTAAACACTTGAGACTAACAGACTATGCACAGATATCCACTATGTGAACATCTGCATCAGACTTGGCATAGATAATACGCAGGTGCAGTCCACCTTGGCAAGTAATTCTTGTTTATATATAggcaccagaaaaaaacccaagcaaacggagagccagagcaggagcagcagtgaACAGGGAAGGCAGGCTGCCAGTAGACAGACAGCCGCTAGGCAATTGCAGGGATTTAGTCAAATCTGCATCTGTATCAGCAGATAGAGAGGGGCAAACACCAACCACAGTAAACGTTGCTGATTTTCTCACATGCTTCTTTTCCAccttcaataataataataaaaaaacaaaatattgctGATATTTCTATTTTGCTGTCATTCCATTCAATGAGTGTAGTTCACATGAcgtttcacaatttttttttgtagaaaacagaTATAGCGTTTACTCTTCTAGGCAGATTTCAGAGAAACATTAGCTCGACAATGCTATAATCGCTTCCAGCTCGTTCTCAAATTCCAGCCAGCCCCCAAACACCCGAGACAGCCCCCACAGAAGCACGTAAGCTCGGCCGAGGGGCAGGagcgcccccagcaccccccacaaCCAGACTTTTGCCCCCAGACCTGCATGTGGTTATGGGGGTTGAGCTGGATGCCCGTCACCAGGTCGGCGTGGCCCCCCATCACCCGCAGCGTCTCCTCGGTGGCCACGCTGTACATCTTCACGAAGTCGCCGGAGGCGCATAGCAGGTacctggagaaggaggagggggggggggggggggaaggaaagccGTTACCCCGGGTGAGGGGACCCAGGTACCCCCCGGGGAGCGGCAGGCCGCGGTGACACCAGCCGGCAGCCGCCCCcgctgcagagctcagcagctccccccccccaagggtgGAAGGCCCGGGCCCCAGCCCCACTTGCTTGGAATCAGCGGAGAAGACGGCCCTGGCACCGTGGAGGGTGCTGCCGCCGCACCGCACCACGCGGAGCGTCGCCGGCGCCACCATCTTCCCTCAGCGGAACCCCCGACCTTTCACCCCTGCCCCGGCGAGCGCGGCCGCTCTCGCCCCGCCCTCCGCCACGCCTCTGTGGTGCCCGGGCTGCTCGGTAAGTTCCGCCCGCCGCCGACATGGCGGCTGGGGCAGCCTCGCGCCGGCGCTGGTTGGCTCCTCGGCTGTGACGCGCTGAGGGCAGGCTGCTCGCGCGCCCTCGCGGCTCCGCAGGGCGGTCCGCCGTCCCTTAACGGCAGCCTCGGGCCCGCCTCTCAGGGGCGGGGAGtgcggggagccgcgggggccgggccgctGCTACCGCTGCCCGTGGGGAGAGCCCGGCCGTCTGCCGAGTCCAGCCCTCCCGCAGAAACTTCCCCTGGCCGCGGCCACTCCTCCGTTCCCAGGCTGGAGGGACGGAGGGAGCCCGGGAGGAGCGGTACCGCTCAGCTCTAGCGGTATCGGCCGGCTGGCGCCTGCAGGTGCACGGCACCTCTTGTTCGCTCCAAGTCACCCGAGCACACAGGTCTTTTCTGGTCCCAGGGGGCGGCTGCTGGACCGATGCTAGAGAGGGTTGCCAGGCGGCTGCAAGGGAAAGCCCTCTGGCTGGGTCTGGAATTGCGCGGGTATGAtaatctgaggggaaaaatgcGTAACTCCCTTGTTTCAGCAGGCAGAAAAGGCTGAGGAGAAGAAATAGATAGGTATGTTTTGTTAAAACCCCAGTTACTCATGGGCTTGGACAAATTGTGAGTTACTGAGGGCATAATCATCTCATGTCCGAAGGAAAACTGTCAGAAGCGATCTGAATGTCTGGAATAAGGCATGACTTACGATGTCTGGGCCCTTCACTTCTGCTTTAGAATAGTAGTTACAGTTCTTGCACAGCTGTGTAtttttggctgctgtttccaCTACTGAAACAATCTCTGGTATGCttgtaattgatttttaaacGGTCCCacttaaaataacaataacagtaacaGTTGCGTTCCGGAGGGCTAGTTGTGATTATCCTACTGTAGGCCAAGTTATGTCCTTTTCATAATTGCTGACTTAATTTTAGGTTGGAGGTTAAGTGAGGATCATATGGGGAGAGTAGCGCACGCGTTGGAGTATTGTGGTTATGGGGAACCGGGGATGGGTGTGAGAGAGCATGATGCATCCAGAAACTTGGCTCCTAATCTCAGGTGCTTTAACAATTAAACAGTATGCACTTTCTGGAGCTGAGAGCAGAATTTACAAGTTCTGCCTAATTGCAGTTTTTGGGCTTAACAGCTGCGTCATTCTCTCATTCTGGTGAATATTTTAGAAAGTGAAGGCAGATGCACTCTAGTGCTCTTCCTGCGTGGGACAGTATGACATGACCAAGTTCTGAGCCACGGATACTGAGTAAAGCCAGCGTTCTATCGTGGGGGGAAAAAGCAAGGTTTCTAGGAAAAGATAGTCCCTTTAATTTAATCCACATTAATTATGTGAATGGGAAAATTCTTCTTACCTCTTTAGTCCGAGTCTACACTAAATCTAGTCAAGCCTAGTTAAAATCCAAAAACTTGGCCTGTTCCACTTCTTCCTTgatgaaggagaaaagcaaatacCTTGTGCATCTTAATGCATATCTTTTTATTATACTGTTGTAATGCAcatgtaattgtatttttttaagaagtcagtCATAAGCTTTGAAGATAATAAACCATGTAGAACTCAAGACTACCCCAAACTAGGAGGGTAAATACCAGGTCTTCTCTAGTGACACAATCCAATTCACTGTAATGTTCCATATTTAAGAATAGCACTACTAGTATCTTTGGACAGCATTGCTTAGAACAATTACACAGTGAAtctacagatgaaaaaaacctgtatATCATAACTACCAAATGGTCTTTTACTACTGAAATCACATTAATTGTAGCTGCATTACTGGAGTCTAATTCTTAAGCGTGGAAGGAAAATATGAATTAACTTGTGCTGCTGGAAGCAGAGAAACTCAGTGCTGAAAGCAGTGACTGTGCGGTGGGGGAACAGTGTTCTGCACTGGTACTGGTGGCATATGGTTTGTTTTATCTATCTTTGCTCCTACCCTATGCTATATGTTTCTTTTCTActacttctcttttttattttatttaaactttgtaCTGACATATTTTTCATCCATTTGAGTGTCTTTCTACTATAATGTTATGAATAAAGAAATTTTATCCTGAAAACCTTGTCTCATATTTAATGAATGTAAGGTTATGTATACAACTTACGGTCAGGTCTCACTTCATGAAACAACTGATAGTATTTTCCcagagtttcatttaaaaaaaaggtctaaaagATTTTTGTATTCAAAGTTACAATGGTTGCCATAAATTTACTAGCAGtcctgtgtgtttaaaaaaaaaaaagtattgttcttgggtttttttaaatgcacttagCCTTTTAGTTCAGTGTCATAACCTGTGTTTTTAAGTGGGGAGAATGTGGCTTGGTGCATACACGGGTGTATAAAGAACCAAAACTTTCCTGGAGCAGTTTTGGAGGGTGGAGATAGTAGGAGATGCTGAAAGTGTCTGGTTTGTGGTATTCATGTGAGTAAGGAGCAAAACTAACCTAACctgttgcttgttttcatttgattGAAGTGGGGACTTTGTattgttttctgatttatttgtttaaatgtacATTTCCAGTAATAAAATTCATATGTTTGTGCAAGTCTGAAGAAATTTGCCTATGTCTCTCCCGAAGTAATGTTTTGTAATGTTTTGATTCAGTAAGAATTCTAGTGCATTCAGCCTGATGGTTATTTAGGAGGAATTAATTTGTGGCTCTTTCAGAAGTGATTCTAATTACTACAAGGTATAATTTTTAcaacaggtgttttttttttatgtattgcaATGAATCAAGCAATTAGTCCATGTATTGGCCAAAGATTTGCTTGCATTTAGAATTCACTGTGTGACTGTGTAAATAATTCTAGGTAAACTAGTTGGAGAGAATACATTTTTAGgtctgaaacatttatttttaatgttgttgATTAAAATAGAATTACTTTTGAATATGTTAGCAGCTTAGAAGGAAATCCTTCCAGGCAAAGAGGCAAGTTCTTTCTAAACAAGTGCTGCTAGTTAGGTTTATGTACTGTGTCTAGATTGTAAATTTCTTAACTGTTCAAACATTTGTGAAAGCCCATATAAATAATAGCGTGTAAGAGTGATcacagaaaaaccacagctctgtCTTCAACAGAGCAGAATGACAGTCCCTTACGGCAGGGTGTGATGCACCACTGTACCGTTGTATTTCATGAAGTCAGTAATACAGTTTAGGacaaaaactgttttgaaatgcTAATTATATTTTACATTCGACTTTGTTTTCAGCAGATTTCTTACTTTCTTGGACCTTATTTCATCTCAACCTTGCATCTTAATAGAATATTCAGCGATGTATCATTGTCTGTTCTGAAGCCTGCTCACATCCCTTGCTGTCCCCTGCACACTGCTTTAACATTGAGATCCCGGGTGGCTGAAACTTCAGCATGAGGGCAATGTATCAGGTACATTTCAAAATTTGATCTGTTTGTAAACTCCAGTGATGGTCTTGAAAGTCTTTTTGTCatcataaatcaaaataatagaaaaaaccGCTGACATTGACAGGTCTtccattttgtggttttttttttcaactagcTTGTGGATTGCAATGAGTAGAAGAAGGTTCTGAAATTTTTGCCTTGCAGTCTTCTGTAATGAAATTAGAGGTAAGAAAGGCTGCCTGTTTTTATAACTCCATCATTTAGGAGATGATGTGACTGACTCAAATAATTGATTACTGTTCTTCATGTGTAAACTTGCTTAAAGCAAAGGCAGTGAATTCATACGTTACTTTCTAGTTTGgggaatatatttatttgaagGGAAATtacattgttttcctttcagtggTACACAAAGACTAGCATCTCATTTATTTACGGAAAGAAAATTTAACATGACAGAGATTACAACTGAGTATGTGACAGGGACACATGCCGTTATGGGAAGCTCCTACAGTGGAGCACAtcagtagttttttttttcagttgggaaAGCAGCTCTTTCTAGAGAGGAAGATTGGGTTTTAATGAGATCATGTCCCCGTTGCAGTAATGATTCACAGCTGCTGTCAACACTAGAGGGTGCTGGAAGAATGACTGCAACATTAAGAACTCCATATTTAAAGCCCACTATACCAGAAAAGCGGAACGTGCTTGAGCTGCGATGTTCCTTAGAGATCTCTGTTCCAACCCAGCCTTGCCATACGCAGCACGCTCGTGTTCTGCTACTGCATCTGCTACAGTCAAAGGGAAGGCGGTGACCTATAGTGACTCGGTTTGTTTCCTTAGCAGTGTTCAACAGATGATAGCGTCTTGTATGAGACCACGAAAACATCAACATCTCATCAAAAGGAAAAAGCATAAGAAGAATTAAACTGTAAACGCTCATCTTAATAACTGTTGCCATATGCAGTAGTGGTCCTGACCGGGAGACCGTTGTACATCGAGGAGTACAAGCAGCTGGAGCATGCCCAGGCTGTGCTGCGCAGCGCTGTGCTGCGGGTGCAGCTTGGCCTTCGGGCCCGTCTTGTGTGGCAGAAAAGCTTTGGCGCAGGATGAACTCAGCCAGCTCATCGTACcggaggagcctgcaggcagcgcCCGCTCCGTACCAGTGGTTCTGCCACCTGCATGGCCTTGCCTTTAGgaatgcagcaagaagttctcatgtgaacgTCCCTTCTGTTTGGCAGTGGGAATGACCAATAGACTGTGAGAAAATCCTATGGTAGGATCTTCATGACTGGGAGAATCTCTTCTGTGGAGGGGGtttgcccagcacgctgcacgcGGACTGGAGGCCTCTTTGATGCTACACCACCAGAGGTTCCCACCATCTGGAGGCATTTAAGATTATCTATACTATTCTCTCCTTATA
Protein-coding sequences here:
- the WDR75 gene encoding WD repeat-containing protein 75 isoform X1, which encodes MVAPATLRVVRCGGSTLHGARAVFSADSKYLLCASGDFVKMYSVATEETLRVMGGHADLVTGIQLNPHNHMQLYSSSVDGTIKLWDFMDGIPIKTFTVGSKLLALYALASSEDLLFVVIPKSGERDTFQLVSVKLTKAAGQDLEAKELSVVLDGVDASPKCIAFGREGEYVASVKEVNLQVYFFKQKQLNRFSVSAMKTKSGNNHFTCIACHPVEDCIATGHADGKIRLWRNFYHKKEYTFSTLHWHHDTVMDLAFSIEGTSLLSGGVESVLVLWRNESDCQKDFLPRLGSAIEYISMSSDGALCCTLHADNRITIINSNLRFSKSIQGLIKSTDVKTGLVVDPRTKALVLNGEPGHLQFYCLQSDQQLFSLDIVQRQYIHQAGLNQADLVKVAFSAQGKWLATVEEREEVTDPELQLKLWFYDEETQSFKLNTRINMPHEDHITDMCFRDMDELEDDSLILVTAGRDCVFKVWMMVEDTDPEAQQSVSWSCDFVGSYHNYQATNCCFSEDGSLLAVSFEETVTVWDSVTWDLKCTFCHPPGKIRNICFGRLTCSKYLIGATDYGFLCCWNLLSCALEWSAHLNVLVLQPDPLSEHIAAVSWLSKESSLFVFKPNEPRPIYIQRNLCKEKIQLAAFVPRDEPETIGSEKYLWLRRSQLFFLTDTQELMTLSMKSLEERLTPSSKQLAVEESLPVTPFSLLLGKHRHQQLQEDIDLGKLVRSKHEQESPAVKELLHTPAHVLPSASFLCPIFINSLLISKENKSAEEVADEVEMESEKTEDDSDEERDVTEMEHEDTSTMELLGEMTCKLSKSQEKELRKIRKMDYSWVSAF
- the WDR75 gene encoding WD repeat-containing protein 75 isoform X2, whose protein sequence is MVAPATLRVVRCGGSTLHGARAVFSADSKYLLCASGDFVKMYSVATEETLRVMGGHADLVTGIQLNPHNHMQLYSSSVDGTIKLWDFMDGIPIKTFTVGSKLLALYALASSEDLLFVVIPKSGERDTFQLVSVKLTKAAGQDLEAKELSVVLDGVDASPKCIAFGREGEYVASVKEVNLQVYFFKQKQLNRFSVSAMKTKSGNNHFTCIACHPVEDCIATGHADGKIRLWRNFYHKKEYTFSTLHWHHDTVMDLAFSIEGTSLLSGGVESVLVLWRNESDCQKDFLPRLGSAIEYISMSSDGALCCTLHADNRITIINSNLRFSKSIQGLIKSTDVKTGLVVDPRTKALVLNGEPGHLQFYCLQSDQQLFSLDIVQRQYIHQAGLNQADLVKVAFSAQGKWLATVEEREEVTDPELQLKLWFYDEETQSFKLNTRINMPHEDHITDMCFRDMDELEDDSLILVTAGRDCVFKVWMMVEDTDPEAQQSVSWSCDFVGSYHNYQATNCCFSEDGSLLAVSFEETVTVWDSVTWDLKCTFCHPPGKIRNICFGRLTCSKYLIGATDYGFLCCWNLLSCALEWSAHLNVLVLQPDPLSEHIAAVSWLSKESSLFVFKPNEPRPIYIQRNLCKEKIQLAAFVPRDEPETIGSEKYLWLRRSQLFFLTDTQELMTLSMKSLEERLTPSSKQLAVEESLPVTPFSLLLGKHRHQQLQEDIDLGKLVRSKHEQESPAVKEC